From a single Anomaloglossus baeobatrachus isolate aAnoBae1 chromosome 4, aAnoBae1.hap1, whole genome shotgun sequence genomic region:
- the LOC142302949 gene encoding E3 ubiquitin/ISG15 ligase TRIM25-like, whose product MASADLNDELLCSICLSIFKDPVMLRCGHNFCRVCIDRVLDTQDGSGVYSCSECREEFQERPALMRNINLHNVAERFLITQQEQEITGIYCTYCVDSPVPAVRSCLHCEASLCEKHLRTHSKSPEHVLSDPSTSLEKRKCSVHKKILEYYCTEDAACICVSCSLIGKHKGHKMESLDEASEKKKKKLSNVLQKLTTKREKTEERVRSLKERRRKAQEKAAGEAERVTALCIDIRRRVDDLEKKVLSEISRQEKEESRSLSALIKLEIKKDELSRKMRHIEELCNMTDPLTVLQEPDTGDLCDPEEEGGDEDTGGHDKQLHDGDDLDVAVISHTLHTLCEVITGIRRGIYVEDPADILLDVNTAGNDLLISDDLKTATWTQNNQHRPETAERFQYNQVMSRRGFTSGRHYWDVESSRSGGWSVGMCYPSIDRRGEESLIGNNNKSWSLRRYNNQYSVIHDSIEIQLPNKISSGRVRICLDYGAGQLSFYELCDPIRHLHTFTAAFSEPLHAALCVFWMYNDGHYIDSWVKIRT is encoded by the coding sequence ATGGCGTCTGCTGATCTGAATgacgagctgctctgctccatctgtttatctatttttaaggatcctgtaatgctgagatgtggacacaacttctgccgggtctgtattgatcgtgtgctggatacacaggatgggtctggagtttattcctgtTCTGAATGCAGAGAAGAGTTTCAGGAGCGGCCGGCGCTGATGAGGAACATAAATCTTCATAATGTCGCAGAACGTTTCCTGATTACTCAGCAAGAACAAGAGATCACCGGGATCTActgcacttactgtgtggactctcctgttcctgctgttagatcctgtctacactgtgaggcttctctgtgtgagaaacacctgaggactcacagcaaatcaccagaacacgtcttatctgatcccagcacttctctggaaaaaaggaaatgttctgtccataagaagatcctggaatattactgcactgaggacgcggcttgtatctgtgtgtcctgcagtttgaTTGGGAAACATAAAGGACATAAAATGGAGTCACTGGATGAGGCctcagagaagaagaagaagaaactgaGCAATGTTCTCCAGAAACTGACCACAAAGAGAGAGAAGACTGAGGAAAGAGTTCGGAGTCTGAAGGAACGAaggagaaaagctcaagagaaAGCAGCTGGAGAAGCCGAGAGAGTCACTGCCCTATGTATagacatcaggagacgggtggacgacctggagaagaaggtcctgagtgagatctccaggcaggaaaaggaagagtcacggtcactgtctgctctgatcaagctggagataaagaaggacgagctgtccaggaagatgaggcacattgaggagctgtgtaacatgactgatccactgaccgtcttacaggaaccagacaccggggacttgtgtgatcctgaggaggagggaggtgatgaggacacagggggacatgataaacagctccatgatggagatgacctggatgtggctgtgatctcacacacattacacacattatgtgaggtaataacaggtataaggagggggatctatgtggaggatcctgcagacatattactggatgtaaacacagCTGGTAATGATCtccttatatcagacgacctgaaaactgcgACTTGGACACAAAATAACCAGCatcgtccagaaacagcagagagattccagtataatcaggtgatgagcaggaggggatttacctcaggacgccattactgggatgtggagagcAGTAGATCAGGGGGGTGGAGTGTGGGGATGTGTTACCCCAGTATAGACAGGAGGGGAGAAGAGTCACTGATTGGAAATAATAACAAGTCCTGGAGTTTGAGGAGATATAATAATCAGTATTCAGTGATACATGACAGTATAGAGATCCAGTTACCGAACAAGATCTCCAGTGGTAGagtcaggatctgtctggattatggggccgggcagctgtccttttatgagctgtgtgaccccatcagacacttacacaccttcactgccgccttctccgagccccttcatgctgccTTATGTGTGTTTTGGATGTATAATGACGGTCACTATATAGATAGCTGGGTGAAGATTAGAACATAA
- the LOC142302955 gene encoding E3 ubiquitin/ISG15 ligase TRIM25-like → MASADMRDELLCSICLSIFKDPIMLRCGHNFCRVCIDRALDTQDESGVYSCPECRGEFQERPALMRNINLHNVAERFLISQQEQEEITGICCTYCVDSPVPAVRSCLHCEASLCEKHLRAHSKSPEHVLSDPSTSLEKRKCSVHKKILEYYCTEDAACICVSCSLIGKHNGHKMESLDEASGKKKKKLRNVLQKLITKREETEDRVQSLEKRRRKAQEKAAGEAERVTALCTDIRRRVDDLEKKVLSEISMREKQKSMSLSVVIHKLEIKKDELSRKMRHIEELCNMTDPLTILQEPDTGDLCDPEEEGGDEDTGGHDKQLHDGGDLDVAVISHTLHTLCEVISGIRSGIYVEDPADILLDVNSAGNYVLISDDLKTVTWAEEEQNRPETAERFLCNQVMSTRAFTSGRHYWDVEGSGSGWWMVGMCYPSIDRKESQSLIGDNNKSWSLWRYDNQFSVMHDRKEIQLPDKISSDRFRICLDYEAGQLSFYELCDPIRHLHTFTAAFSEPLHAALYVFEVYIDGHKYYLDSWVRITT, encoded by the coding sequence ATGGCGTCTGCTGATATGAGAgacgagctgctctgctccatctgtttatctatttttaaggatcctataatgctgagatgtggacacaacttctgccgggtctgtattgatcgtgcgctggatacacaggacgagtctggagtttattcctgtcctgaatgCAGAGGAGAGTTTCAGGAGCGGCCGGCGCTGATGAGGAACATAAATCTTCATAATGTCGCAGAACGATTCCTGATTTCTCAGCAAGAACAAGAGGAGATCACCGGGAtctgctgcacttactgtgtggactctcctgtacctgctgttagatcctgtctacactgtgaggcttctctgtgtgagaaacacctgagggctcacagcaaatcaccagaacacgtcttatctgatcccagcacttctctggagaaaaggaaatgttctgtccataagaagattctggaatattactgcactgaggacgcggcttgtatctgtgtgtcctgcagtttgaTTGGGAAACATAATGGACATAAAATGGAGTCACTGGATGAGGCCtcagggaagaagaagaagaaactgaGAAATGTTCTCCAGAAACTGATCACAAAGAGAGAGGAGACTGAGGACAGAGTCCAGAGTCTGGAGAAGCGCCGGAGAAAAGCTCAAGAAAAAGCTGCTGGAGAAGccgagagagtcactgccctgtgtacagacatcaggagacgggtggacgacctggagaagaaggtcctgagtgagatctccatGAGGGAAAAACAAAAATCAATGTCATTGTCTGTTGTGATCCATAAACTGGagataaagaaggacgagctgtccaggaagatgaggcacattgaggagctgtgtaacatgactgatccactgaccatcttacaggaaccagacaccggggacttgtgtgatcctgaggaggagggaggtgatgaggacacagggggacatgataaacagctccatgatggaggtgacctggatgtggctgtgatctcacacacattacacacattatgtgAGGTAATATCAGGTATAAGGAGCGGGATCTATGTGGAggatcctgcagacatattactggatgtaaactCAGCTGGTAATTATGtccttatatcagacgacctgaaaactgtGACTTGGGCAGAAGAGGAGCAgaatcgtccagaaacagcagagagatttCTGTGTAATCAGGTGATGAGCACAAGGGcatttacctcaggacgacattactgggatgtggagggCAGTGGGTCAGGGTGGTGGATGGTGGGGATGTGTTATCCCAGTATAGACAGGAAGGAAAGTCAGTCACTGATTGGAGATAATAACAAGTCCTGGAGTTTGTGGAGATATGATAATCAGTTTTCAGTGATGCATGACCGGAAAGAGATCCAGTTACCTGACAAGATCTCCAGTGATAGAttcaggatctgtctggattatgaggccgggcagctgtccttttatgagctgtgtgatcccatcagacacttacacaccttcactgccgccttctccgagccccttcacGCTGCATTATATGTATTTGAGGTATATATTGATGGTCACAAGTATTACTTAGATAGCTGGGTGAGGATTACAACGTAA